The sequence CCAAGCAGTGTTCAGGGCTGCGATAGCTGTGTCGATAGCAGCTACGTCGCCTGCCTTGTGGGCATCCTTAAGCTGCTGCAGAGCCTGCTCGATAGCTGGCTTGTGCTGTGCAGGGATCTTATCGCCAAGCTCCTTCAGCTGATTCTCGGTCTGGAAAATCATAGAGTCGGCCTGGTTCAGCTTGTCAATGCGCTCGCGCTCCTTCTTATCGTTCTCTGCATTCTGCTCAGCCTCGGCCTTCATGCGGTTGATCTCGTCCTGTGACAGACCAGATGAAGCCTCGATGCGGATGGCCTGCTCCTTACCTGTAGCCTTATCCTTGGCAGATACCTTGAGGATACCGTTGGCATCGATATCGAAGGTTACCTCGATCTGAGGAATACCACGGCGTGCAGGAGCGATACCTGTGAGGTTGAACTGACCGATTGACTTGTTCTGTGAAGCCATTGGACGCTCACCCTGCAGAACGTGGATAGTTACCTCGGTCTGGTTATCAGCTGCAGTAGAGAATGTCTCGCTCTTCTTGCAAGGGATAGTGGTGTTAGCCTCGATCAGCTTGGTCATTACGCCACCCATGGTCTCGATACCCAGTGTAAGAGGAGTAACGTCGAGCAGTACGATGTCGCCTACGCCACCTTCCTTGTTCAGGATAGCACCCTGGATTGATGCACCTACGGCTACAACCTCGTCGGGGTTAACACCCTTTGAAGGCTCCTTACCGAAGTAGTTCTTAACCAGAGTCTGAACAGCTGGGATACGGCTTGAACCACCTACCAGGATTACCTCGTCGATATCAGCTGTGTTCAGCTTAGCATCGGCCATAGCCTTCTGACATGGAGCCAGACAAGCCTGGATGAGGTCGTGAGCCAGCTGCTCGAACTTAGCACGGGTAAGAGTCTTAACCAAGTGCTTAGGTACACCTGCTACAGGCATGATGTAAGGCAGGTTAATCTCGGTGCTTGTAGAAGAAGACAGCTCGATCTTAGCCTTCTCGGCAGCCTCCTTCAGGCGCTGCATAGCCATAGGATCGGCAGTCAGGTCGGCACCCTCGTCGTTCTTGAACTCCTGTACCAGCCAGTCGATGATAACCTGGTCGAAGTCGTCACCACCCAGGTGAGTATCACCATTGGTAGAGAGTACCTCGAATACGCCGCCACCGAACTCCAGAATAGAGATATCGAATGTACCACCACCCAAGTCGAATACGGCAATCTTCATATCCTTGTTAGCTTTGTCAACACCGTAAGCCAGAGCTGCGGCTGTAGGCTCGTTTACGATACGCTTTACGTCGAGACCGGCAATCTGACCAGCCTCCTTAGTAGCCTGACGCTGAGAATCAGAGAAGTAAGCAGGTACGGTGATAACAGCCTCGGTAACCTCCTGACCCAGATAGTCCTCTGCAGTCTTCTTCA is a genomic window of Xylanibacter ruminicola 23 containing:
- the dnaK gene encoding molecular chaperone DnaK; this translates as MGKIIGIDLGTTNSCVAVFEGNEPVVIANSEGKRTTPSVVGFVDNGERKIGDPAKRQAITNPKNTVYSIKRFMGENWQQTEKEIGRVPYTVVNEGGYPRVDINGRKYTPQEISAMVLQKMKKTAEDYLGQEVTEAVITVPAYFSDSQRQATKEAGQIAGLDVKRIVNEPTAAALAYGVDKANKDMKIAVFDLGGGTFDISILEFGGGVFEVLSTNGDTHLGGDDFDQVIIDWLVQEFKNDEGADLTADPMAMQRLKEAAEKAKIELSSSTSTEINLPYIMPVAGVPKHLVKTLTRAKFEQLAHDLIQACLAPCQKAMADAKLNTADIDEVILVGGSSRIPAVQTLVKNYFGKEPSKGVNPDEVVAVGASIQGAILNKEGGVGDIVLLDVTPLTLGIETMGGVMTKLIEANTTIPCKKSETFSTAADNQTEVTIHVLQGERPMASQNKSIGQFNLTGIAPARRGIPQIEVTFDIDANGILKVSAKDKATGKEQAIRIEASSGLSQDEINRMKAEAEQNAENDKKERERIDKLNQADSMIFQTENQLKELGDKIPAQHKPAIEQALQQLKDAHKAGDVAAIDTAIAALNTAWQTASQQMYQQSGAAGQPGGDQFQGGQQQAQQEGPKAEDIQDADFEEVK